The Sorangiineae bacterium MSr11367 genome window below encodes:
- a CDS encoding protein kinase: MVAGVGYLVSSKYRLVRLLGDGGMGSVYEALHEVLGTRVAIKLLHPELAHRTGLIDRFMQEARVAAQIQSPHIVQVTDVDRTPEGVAYIVMELLQGEALSSVLERERKVPIAVACEYTKQILEALEVAHALGVTHRDLKPENVFVTFVAGKPVLKLIDFGIAKFRTSEPGVTPKNLTVAGVVMGTAEYMAPEQAYSADRADARSDIYAVGVMLYEMIAGVRPVEGDADARIIAARVEQGDVKPLVHAAPDVPRELAGLVHRAMAARPELRFASATEMRIALEKVSLAPDAGRVPTKKVAAVPAPVAIPAGPGTVLGAPAEAVFAASAGTSAPGSTVLGPPLPAPYPAQAVMQAPPPYSPPQGYERQVPAPRHSGTRGSRAWLWVLLPVVLGVGGVIAYAATSWQEESASPSVPTTPPTLPVTAQASLSATAPAATTTPPSNTVAPLVNATTAAPRPTPHPSSKPSSTPPPSASGSGGAVPFPSVSLPPITLPSGFPTTLPSGFPTTLPSGFPTAIPSTLPPIPPVPPPYPPPASS; the protein is encoded by the coding sequence ATGGTGGCCGGAGTTGGATACCTCGTCAGCTCGAAGTACCGCCTCGTTCGTCTCCTGGGCGACGGCGGAATGGGATCGGTTTACGAGGCGCTGCACGAAGTCCTGGGCACGCGCGTCGCGATCAAGTTGCTCCACCCGGAGCTTGCCCATCGGACCGGCCTCATCGACCGGTTCATGCAGGAGGCGCGGGTCGCCGCGCAGATCCAGAGCCCGCACATCGTCCAGGTGACCGACGTCGACCGCACGCCGGAGGGCGTGGCGTACATCGTCATGGAGCTGCTCCAGGGCGAGGCGCTGTCGAGCGTGCTCGAGCGCGAGCGCAAAGTCCCCATCGCGGTAGCTTGCGAGTACACGAAGCAGATCCTCGAGGCCCTGGAGGTCGCGCACGCGTTGGGGGTCACCCATCGCGATCTCAAGCCGGAGAACGTGTTCGTCACCTTCGTGGCCGGCAAGCCGGTGCTGAAGTTGATCGACTTCGGCATCGCGAAGTTCCGCACCAGTGAGCCAGGCGTGACGCCGAAAAACCTCACCGTGGCCGGCGTGGTGATGGGAACGGCGGAGTACATGGCGCCCGAGCAGGCGTATTCGGCAGACCGCGCGGATGCGCGTTCGGACATCTACGCCGTGGGCGTCATGCTGTACGAGATGATCGCGGGGGTTCGTCCGGTCGAGGGCGATGCGGACGCGCGCATCATCGCCGCCCGCGTGGAGCAGGGTGACGTGAAGCCCTTGGTGCACGCCGCGCCGGACGTGCCGCGCGAGCTGGCCGGCCTCGTGCACCGCGCGATGGCGGCACGCCCGGAGCTTCGTTTCGCGAGCGCGACGGAAATGCGCATCGCGTTGGAAAAGGTGTCCCTCGCGCCGGACGCGGGGCGCGTGCCCACGAAGAAGGTGGCGGCCGTGCCGGCGCCTGTTGCGATTCCCGCCGGCCCCGGGACCGTGCTGGGCGCCCCGGCCGAAGCCGTGTTCGCGGCCAGCGCAGGCACGAGCGCGCCGGGGTCGACGGTCCTCGGGCCGCCGCTGCCCGCTCCCTATCCGGCGCAGGCGGTGATGCAGGCTCCTCCGCCGTATTCGCCCCCGCAGGGTTACGAGCGGCAGGTGCCGGCGCCGCGGCATTCGGGAACCCGGGGCAGCCGTGCGTGGCTTTGGGTGCTCTTGCCGGTGGTTCTCGGGGTGGGCGGCGTCATCGCGTATGCGGCCACCTCGTGGCAGGAGGAGAGCGCCTCGCCCAGCGTGCCGACCACCCCGCCGACCTTGCCGGTCACCGCCCAGGCGTCGCTTTCGGCCACGGCGCCGGCGGCAACGACGACCCCGCCGTCGAACACCGTGGCCCCGTTGGTCAACGCCACCACCGCCGCACCTCGACCGACGCCGCATCCCTCGAGCAAACCCTCGTCCACGCCGCCGCCCTCGGCGTCGGGCAGCGGAGGCGCGGTCCCGTTTCCGTCGGTGTCGCTGCCGCCGATCACCTTGCCGAGTGGCTTCCCCACCACGCTGCCGAGTGGGTTCCCCACGACGTTGCCGAGCGGCTTTCCCACGGCCATTCCGAGCACGCTTCCGCCCATCCCGCCGGTGCCGCCGCCGTATCCGCCGCCGGCCTCTTCGTGA
- a CDS encoding PLP-dependent aminotransferase family protein, whose product MRADPVHRYEELANFITRLVDTGTLRPGSRAPSLRQISEQRKTSLSTALQAYRLLEDRGVLEARPQSGFYVARRGTVVSLKTPAPSKPPGKAVRVAVSGVLLKLLEYASDPRLVPLGCAIPSKELLGAGRLDRFLARAARRKGVEYNVYTAPKGDADLRREIARRAMRWGQALSPDDILITNGCTEALTIALSTVARAGDAVAIESPTYFGLLHLLEAMNLKALELPTDAVNGIDLGALEKALASQSIKACLFASSFNNPLGCTMSDGKKREVLELLGRYGVPLIEDDIYGDVYFGKERPRPFMALDSKANVIYCSSFSKTVAPGYRIGWLVSNRHMERALEQKFAISLCGPALPQLALADFLASGGYDSHLRRVRRTFEDNVDQMIRGVERSFPKGTKITRPAGGFVLWLELPKGLVARELFDAALAKGICFVPGDVFSASTRFSNCLRLSCGYTWSPRMENAVKTLGQLALSLLA is encoded by the coding sequence GTGCGCGCCGATCCCGTTCATCGCTACGAAGAGTTGGCCAATTTCATCACCCGCCTCGTGGACACGGGCACCTTGCGGCCTGGTTCACGTGCGCCGTCGCTGCGGCAGATCAGCGAGCAACGCAAAACGAGTCTCTCCACCGCCCTGCAGGCGTATCGCCTGCTCGAAGATCGCGGCGTCCTCGAGGCGAGGCCGCAGTCGGGCTTTTACGTGGCGCGCCGAGGAACCGTCGTTTCCCTGAAAACGCCCGCGCCCTCCAAGCCACCGGGCAAGGCCGTCCGCGTGGCCGTCTCCGGCGTGCTGCTCAAGCTTCTCGAATACGCGTCCGATCCGCGCCTCGTCCCGTTGGGGTGCGCCATCCCCAGCAAGGAGCTGCTCGGGGCAGGCCGGCTCGATCGCTTCCTCGCGCGCGCGGCCCGCCGGAAGGGCGTCGAGTACAATGTGTATACTGCACCCAAAGGCGATGCCGACCTGCGGCGCGAAATTGCGCGCCGGGCGATGCGCTGGGGGCAGGCGCTCTCGCCGGACGATATCCTCATCACGAATGGCTGTACCGAGGCGCTCACCATCGCGCTGTCCACGGTGGCGCGCGCGGGAGACGCCGTGGCCATCGAGTCGCCGACGTATTTCGGCTTGCTCCACCTTCTCGAGGCGATGAACCTCAAAGCCCTTGAGCTCCCGACGGACGCGGTCAACGGGATCGATCTCGGCGCGTTGGAGAAGGCGCTGGCCAGCCAATCGATCAAAGCGTGCCTCTTTGCGTCGAGCTTCAACAACCCGCTCGGGTGCACCATGTCGGACGGCAAAAAGCGCGAGGTGCTCGAGCTGCTCGGCCGCTACGGCGTCCCGCTCATCGAGGACGACATTTACGGCGACGTGTACTTCGGCAAGGAGCGCCCGCGCCCGTTCATGGCGCTCGATAGCAAGGCCAATGTCATTTACTGCAGCTCCTTCTCCAAGACGGTTGCGCCGGGCTACCGCATCGGCTGGCTGGTGAGCAACCGGCACATGGAGAGGGCGCTCGAGCAGAAGTTCGCCATCTCGCTTTGCGGTCCGGCGTTGCCGCAGCTCGCCCTGGCGGATTTTCTCGCCTCGGGAGGGTACGACAGCCATCTGCGGCGGGTGCGGCGCACCTTCGAGGACAACGTCGACCAGATGATTCGGGGCGTCGAGCGCAGCTTTCCCAAAGGGACGAAGATCACGCGGCCCGCCGGCGGGTTCGTGCTCTGGTTGGAGCTGCCCAAGGGCCTCGTCGCGCGCGAGCTATTCGACGCGGCCCTCGCCAAGGGCATTTGCTTCGTGCCCGGGGACGTCTTCTCCGCGAGCACGCGCTTCTCCAATTGCCTTCGACTGAGCTGCGGCTACACGTGGTCCCCGCGCATGGAGAACGCCGTGAAGACGCTGGGTCAGCTCGCGCTCAGTCTTTTGGCGTAA
- a CDS encoding protein kinase yields MSVGAEQGQEGGMEALGVGSPTSTFGKYHLFATLGRGGMADVFLSIARGPMGFNKLAVIKRLRSNLADDPGFRTMFLDEARLAARLNHPNIVHTYEVGEKDGNYFIAMEYLEGQSLNKIIREAVKRNDVFDQSFCARIISDALAGLQCAHDLADYDGRPLNIIHRDVSPHNVFVTYGGQAKLVDFGIAKAALSSTETEIGVLKGKVAYMSPEQAVGGHIDRRADIFAMGIVLWELLTRQRLMTGDSAASTLHRLLHLPIPAVSSVRPDVDPELDAIVARALEKEPEFRFQNAQEMRDALDSFLVSTGKQVRQDEIGRKVSAMFSRVREEVQKQIQAHMAKVTAATTTEELAALNAEAIRRSGNGGMGASPSTAHLMKLSTGGGSGSGIVPNFTGSGFGHERASNPSQLSHPSQLSHPSHAHYSRSSHSHPAYAQEQLPQKKSRVVVLLLTVLVAVLSLAVVFLYVQKDSGSKGAKEGDAPAKTAETTAAGPVTAPSAVTAATPVIPAPAATPIVPGIVAPDANSSGAKGGEVARKPVYGGGGRKSNPQPQNNPQPQSNPRAPPAPTAPSAPEKADDGFLSLDTIPWTKVSDGGRTLGTTPILRVPLSAGSHTLTLENPDEGIKQTFTVTIKGGETVNKRLGLK; encoded by the coding sequence ATGTCGGTTGGGGCCGAACAAGGCCAAGAGGGCGGAATGGAGGCGCTCGGGGTGGGCAGCCCCACCTCGACCTTCGGGAAATATCATCTGTTCGCGACCCTTGGCCGCGGCGGCATGGCCGATGTGTTTCTCTCGATCGCCCGCGGTCCGATGGGTTTCAACAAACTCGCGGTCATCAAGCGGCTGCGGTCGAACCTGGCCGACGATCCCGGCTTCCGCACCATGTTCCTCGACGAGGCCCGCCTCGCCGCGCGGCTGAATCACCCGAACATCGTCCACACGTACGAGGTCGGTGAGAAGGACGGCAATTACTTCATCGCGATGGAATACTTGGAGGGCCAGTCGCTCAACAAGATCATCCGCGAGGCCGTCAAGCGCAACGACGTGTTCGACCAGTCCTTCTGCGCCCGCATCATTTCGGACGCGCTGGCCGGCCTGCAATGCGCGCACGACTTGGCCGACTACGACGGCCGGCCGCTCAACATCATTCACCGCGACGTCAGCCCCCACAATGTGTTCGTCACGTACGGCGGGCAGGCCAAGCTGGTCGACTTTGGCATTGCCAAGGCGGCGCTGAGCTCCACCGAAACGGAGATTGGCGTTCTCAAGGGCAAGGTCGCGTACATGTCGCCCGAGCAGGCCGTGGGCGGCCACATCGATCGGCGGGCCGACATCTTCGCCATGGGCATCGTGCTCTGGGAGCTGCTCACGCGGCAGCGCCTCATGACCGGCGACTCGGCCGCGAGCACCTTGCACCGGCTACTCCATTTGCCCATTCCCGCCGTGTCGTCGGTGCGGCCGGACGTCGATCCGGAGCTCGACGCCATCGTGGCGCGCGCGCTGGAGAAAGAGCCCGAGTTTCGCTTTCAGAACGCCCAGGAAATGCGCGATGCGCTGGACAGCTTCCTGGTCTCGACGGGCAAGCAGGTCCGCCAGGACGAGATTGGCCGCAAGGTCAGCGCGATGTTTTCGCGGGTGCGCGAGGAAGTGCAGAAGCAGATCCAAGCGCACATGGCCAAGGTCACCGCAGCGACGACCACCGAGGAGCTCGCGGCGCTCAATGCCGAGGCGATTCGCCGCTCGGGCAACGGCGGAATGGGGGCCTCGCCGTCCACCGCGCACCTGATGAAGCTGAGCACGGGCGGCGGCAGCGGCAGCGGCATCGTGCCGAACTTCACCGGCAGCGGCTTCGGACACGAGCGCGCGAGCAATCCCTCGCAGCTTTCGCATCCGTCGCAGCTCTCGCATCCGTCGCATGCGCACTATTCGCGATCGTCGCACTCGCACCCCGCCTACGCGCAAGAGCAACTGCCGCAGAAGAAGAGCCGTGTGGTGGTGCTGCTGCTCACCGTGCTCGTGGCCGTTCTCAGCCTGGCCGTGGTCTTTCTCTACGTGCAGAAGGACAGCGGCTCGAAGGGGGCCAAAGAGGGCGACGCACCGGCGAAGACGGCAGAGACCACCGCAGCCGGTCCGGTGACCGCACCGAGCGCCGTCACCGCGGCCACGCCCGTCATCCCCGCGCCGGCGGCCACGCCCATCGTGCCGGGCATCGTGGCGCCGGACGCCAATTCTTCAGGTGCCAAGGGCGGCGAGGTCGCCCGCAAACCGGTTTACGGTGGCGGCGGGCGCAAGAGCAACCCGCAGCCGCAGAACAATCCGCAACCGCAGAGCAACCCGCGCGCGCCGCCAGCCCCGACGGCGCCAAGCGCGCCGGAAAAAGCGGACGACGGCTTTCTCTCGCTGGATACCATTCCGTGGACCAAGGTCAGCGACGGCGGGCGAACGTTGGGGACCACCCCCATCCTGCGCGTACCGCTCTCCGCAGGTTCGCACACGCTCACGTTGGAGAACCCTGACGAGGGCATCAAGCAGACGTTCACCGTCACCATCAAGGGCGGGGAGACGGTCAACAAGCGGCTCGGCTTGAAGTAA
- a CDS encoding D-alanine--D-alanine ligase, protein MSTENTNKKLRVAVIEGGPSSEAGVSRASAASVREALTEAGHDVTRLELDTGIFEALLRGKFDVVHPAVHGAVGEDGCLQGVLEVLNLAYVGSDVRASSVAMDKVFARKVFQLAELPVAQGIALHRDQEESPLAAAEFARKLVGQAVVVKPAASGSAVGVNRHEADAPHEEVAASIDGVWQLGDVALVEHFARGREVTCGVVDLHGEEAYALPPTEIMAPNDAFYTFQARYAPGRSVHACPAPLGDELTKRVQDLAVRAHKALGCRDLSRVDFVVGDGTDASAVIVLEVNTLPGFTKTSLYPEAAAVVGIPFPRLCDALVTSAHRRGPSRRNAPLAFPGA, encoded by the coding sequence ATGTCCACGGAAAACACGAACAAGAAGCTGCGCGTTGCTGTCATCGAAGGAGGGCCCTCGTCGGAGGCCGGCGTGAGCCGTGCGTCCGCGGCGTCCGTGCGGGAGGCGCTCACGGAGGCCGGTCACGACGTGACCCGGCTCGAGCTCGACACCGGCATTTTCGAGGCGCTGCTTCGCGGCAAGTTCGATGTGGTGCACCCGGCGGTGCACGGCGCCGTGGGCGAAGACGGGTGTCTGCAGGGCGTGCTCGAGGTCCTGAACCTCGCGTACGTGGGCTCCGACGTGCGGGCGAGCTCCGTGGCCATGGACAAGGTCTTCGCGCGCAAGGTGTTCCAATTGGCCGAGCTGCCCGTGGCTCAGGGCATCGCGCTTCATCGCGATCAAGAGGAGTCACCGCTCGCCGCGGCCGAGTTTGCGCGCAAGCTCGTGGGGCAAGCCGTGGTGGTGAAGCCCGCGGCCAGCGGCTCGGCGGTGGGCGTCAACCGTCACGAGGCCGATGCTCCGCACGAGGAGGTGGCCGCGTCGATCGACGGCGTGTGGCAGCTCGGCGACGTGGCGCTGGTGGAGCACTTCGCGCGCGGGCGCGAGGTCACCTGCGGGGTGGTCGATCTGCATGGCGAAGAGGCGTATGCGCTCCCGCCGACCGAGATCATGGCCCCGAACGACGCGTTCTACACGTTCCAGGCGCGCTATGCGCCGGGGCGAAGCGTGCATGCCTGCCCGGCGCCGCTCGGCGACGAGCTCACGAAGCGCGTGCAGGATCTCGCGGTGCGCGCCCACAAGGCGCTGGGCTGCAGGGATCTGTCCCGGGTCGATTTCGTCGTGGGCGATGGCACCGATGCTTCGGCCGTCATCGTGCTCGAGGTGAACACCTTGCCAGGCTTCACCAAGACGAGCCTCTACCCGGAGGCGGCGGCGGTCGTCGGCATCCCGTTCCCGCGCTTGTGTGACGCCCTCGTCACCAGCGCCCACCGGCGTGGACCAAGCCGCCGCAACGCGCCCTTGGCCTTCCCCGGAGCATAA
- a CDS encoding pyridoxal phosphate-dependent aminotransferase, translated as MARFPDNDLISLLSEAPRYELAESVGPDLRLGELLEGGEGVRELLLAYTTPEGDARLRARIAELHGVSPDDVVITVGSIHALFLLAFLLVNRGDEAVINTPCFPLARNVLEAVGANVHTVRLSFECGYVLDVEELRKKLSEKTKLVSLASPHNPSGVAIARSTLEAVLAAMRERCPDAHLLVDETYREAVYGDDPLAPPAIALGPKVVTVAALSKCHGAPGLRIGWAITRDRDLRQRLVTGKFNTVISCSALDEALAVKVLEQRERIIGARRRVLAEGLERTAAWARANAGLVDWVRPSAGALSCARLSPAAFDEARVRRFYETLSAEGVRVANGTWFGDEARVFRVGFGLMSIPDLEAALAKLTAAVVRCAAT; from the coding sequence ATGGCACGATTTCCCGATAACGATCTCATCTCCCTGCTCAGTGAAGCACCGCGGTACGAACTCGCCGAAAGCGTGGGGCCGGATTTGCGACTGGGCGAGCTGCTCGAGGGTGGCGAAGGCGTGCGCGAGCTTTTGCTCGCATACACGACGCCCGAAGGCGATGCGCGGCTTCGCGCACGCATTGCCGAATTGCACGGGGTGAGCCCCGACGACGTGGTGATCACGGTGGGGAGCATCCACGCGCTTTTTCTATTGGCATTTCTGCTCGTGAACCGCGGCGACGAAGCTGTGATCAACACGCCTTGTTTTCCGCTGGCGCGCAATGTCCTCGAGGCGGTGGGCGCGAACGTTCACACGGTGCGGCTGTCGTTCGAGTGCGGCTACGTGCTCGACGTCGAGGAGCTTCGCAAAAAGCTCTCGGAAAAGACGAAGCTGGTCAGCCTCGCCTCCCCGCACAATCCATCCGGCGTGGCCATCGCACGGAGCACGCTGGAGGCCGTTCTCGCCGCGATGCGCGAGCGATGCCCCGACGCGCACCTGCTCGTCGACGAGACGTACCGCGAGGCCGTCTATGGCGACGATCCGCTGGCTCCGCCGGCCATCGCGCTCGGCCCCAAGGTCGTCACCGTCGCCGCGCTCTCCAAGTGCCACGGCGCGCCCGGCTTGCGCATCGGGTGGGCCATCACGCGCGACCGCGACCTGCGCCAACGCTTGGTCACCGGCAAGTTCAACACGGTGATCTCGTGTTCGGCGCTGGACGAAGCGCTGGCCGTGAAGGTCCTCGAGCAACGCGAGCGCATCATCGGCGCACGCCGGCGCGTGCTGGCGGAGGGACTCGAGCGCACCGCCGCATGGGCTCGCGCCAATGCGGGCCTCGTCGATTGGGTTCGCCCGAGCGCCGGTGCCCTCAGCTGCGCGCGCCTTTCCCCCGCGGCCTTCGACGAGGCGCGCGTGCGGCGCTTCTACGAGACGCTCTCGGCCGAGGGCGTGCGCGTGGCCAACGGCACCTGGTTCGGGGACGAGGCCCGCGTGTTTCGCGTGGGGTTCGGCCTCATGAGCATTCCCGATCTGGAAGCCGCCCTCGCAAAGCTCACCGCGGCGGTCGTTCGATGCGCAGCAACGTGA
- a CDS encoding MFS transporter yields MAGVACAATTSLTVLVAFRFVQGTGAAAGTVIARAMVRDTHEGSAAARLFATMMAVLAIAPMVAPLIGGILLTHLGWRAIFTTLAVFGVGLTSMTVLSLEETLPERKPFSFAAIAPGFARFVRTKEAPRPALVIALGFAAQFAFISGSPFVLIGGYQVKPAHYGFYFGATALALMAGSATGARLLKGGTPRRVVRIGGAVLLGAALLLLALVHAPWSGVLGLMAPVLGCFFGLGLVGPSAAAMAMDPVPDIAGTASAIIGFLQMTAGSLSGYVVAKVGGESPQALGWQMALLAAASAMVIFLGLTPRRAGQAAAA; encoded by the coding sequence TTGGCCGGTGTCGCATGCGCCGCCACGACGAGCCTCACCGTTCTGGTGGCCTTTCGCTTCGTCCAGGGTACCGGCGCCGCCGCCGGCACCGTCATCGCACGCGCCATGGTCCGTGATACGCACGAGGGGTCGGCTGCGGCCCGCCTTTTCGCCACGATGATGGCCGTCCTGGCCATCGCGCCGATGGTCGCGCCGCTCATCGGCGGAATTTTGCTCACGCACCTCGGGTGGCGGGCCATTTTCACGACCCTCGCGGTGTTCGGGGTCGGACTGACCTCCATGACGGTGCTCTCGCTGGAGGAGACGCTGCCCGAGCGAAAGCCCTTCTCCTTCGCCGCGATTGCGCCGGGATTCGCGCGGTTCGTTCGCACCAAGGAGGCGCCGCGGCCGGCGCTGGTCATCGCCCTGGGCTTCGCCGCGCAGTTCGCGTTCATCTCGGGATCGCCCTTCGTGCTCATTGGCGGCTACCAGGTGAAACCCGCACACTACGGCTTCTATTTCGGCGCAACCGCACTCGCGCTCATGGCCGGATCCGCCACGGGGGCGCGCCTTCTGAAGGGCGGAACGCCGCGCCGCGTGGTGCGGATCGGAGGCGCGGTGCTCTTGGGGGCGGCGCTGTTGCTGCTTGCGCTGGTTCACGCGCCATGGTCAGGCGTGCTCGGGCTGATGGCGCCGGTCCTCGGCTGCTTTTTCGGCCTCGGGCTCGTCGGCCCCAGCGCCGCGGCCATGGCGATGGATCCGGTGCCCGACATCGCGGGAACGGCGTCGGCGATCATTGGCTTTCTGCAGATGACCGCCGGATCGCTCTCGGGCTACGTGGTGGCCAAGGTCGGCGGCGAGAGCCCGCAGGCGCTCGGGTGGCAGATGGCCTTGCTCGCCGCCGCGTCCGCGATGGTCATTTTTCTCGGGCTCACGCCGCGTCGCGCAGGCCAGGCAGCGGCGGCGTGA